The Mesorhizobium sp. M1D.F.Ca.ET.043.01.1.1 genome contains a region encoding:
- a CDS encoding MDR family MFS transporter, whose product MASIASSIPAPARAARNENGTAGATTSPRVWVAVVGSTLGAFMAVLNIQIVNASLADIQGAIGAGIDDGGWISTAYLIAEIVVIPLTGWLSQVFSLRNYLITNAVLFLAFSVACAFAANLGQMIVLRAIQGFSGGVLIPMAFTIVITLLPKARQPIGLALFAMSATFAPAIGPTIGGYLTENWGWQYIFYVNLVPGGLMVGMLWFSLDRQPMRLALLSKGDWPGIVTMAVGLAALQTVLEEGNKDDWFGSPFILRLAIIAAVSLSLFIWIELTSSHPLLNLRLLVRRNFGFGILANFLLGTALYGSVFILPVYLARIQGYNAEQIGLVLAWTGLPQLLLIPLVPSLMQRFDVRLVIVTGFALFAASNFMNVHMTAGYASDQLFWPNIVRAIGQALVFAPLSAIATSGIEQENAGSASALFNMIRNLGGAVGIALLQTFLTKREQYHSNVLIQSVSLFEEATRSRIEKLTAYFLSHGVSDHALAAQKGVIAIALRVRQQAFVMAFSDTFFLLGVALVIALAANLLLKKPGHVEAGGAH is encoded by the coding sequence ATGGCAAGCATCGCATCGTCCATTCCAGCCCCTGCTCGAGCCGCCCGCAACGAGAATGGAACCGCTGGCGCCACCACCTCGCCGCGGGTCTGGGTGGCGGTGGTCGGCTCCACTCTCGGCGCCTTCATGGCCGTGTTGAACATTCAGATCGTCAATGCCTCGTTGGCCGACATCCAGGGCGCCATCGGAGCCGGTATTGACGATGGCGGCTGGATCTCGACCGCCTATCTCATCGCCGAGATCGTCGTAATCCCGCTGACGGGTTGGCTGTCCCAGGTCTTCTCGCTGCGCAACTACCTCATCACCAACGCAGTACTGTTCCTCGCCTTTTCAGTCGCTTGTGCCTTCGCCGCCAACCTCGGGCAGATGATCGTCTTGAGGGCCATCCAGGGCTTCTCAGGCGGCGTGCTCATCCCGATGGCCTTCACCATCGTCATCACACTACTGCCTAAGGCCAGGCAGCCGATCGGACTGGCGCTCTTTGCAATGTCGGCAACATTCGCGCCAGCGATCGGCCCGACAATCGGGGGCTATCTCACCGAAAACTGGGGCTGGCAGTACATCTTCTACGTCAACTTGGTCCCCGGCGGTCTGATGGTCGGCATGCTGTGGTTCTCGCTCGACCGCCAGCCGATGCGGCTCGCCTTGCTCAGCAAGGGCGACTGGCCTGGCATCGTGACCATGGCCGTCGGTCTCGCCGCACTGCAGACGGTGCTCGAGGAAGGCAACAAGGACGACTGGTTTGGCTCCCCTTTCATCTTGCGGCTGGCGATCATCGCGGCCGTGTCGCTCTCGCTCTTCATCTGGATCGAACTCACTTCGAGCCATCCGCTGCTCAATCTGAGGCTGCTCGTGCGTCGCAATTTCGGCTTCGGTATCCTCGCCAATTTCTTGCTGGGAACAGCTCTCTACGGCTCGGTCTTCATCTTGCCGGTCTATCTCGCGCGCATCCAAGGCTACAACGCCGAGCAGATCGGCTTGGTGCTCGCATGGACCGGGCTGCCGCAGCTGCTGCTGATCCCGCTGGTTCCGTCCCTGATGCAGCGCTTCGACGTCCGCCTCGTGATTGTGACGGGCTTTGCGCTCTTCGCCGCCTCGAACTTCATGAATGTGCACATGACCGCGGGCTATGCCAGCGACCAATTGTTCTGGCCGAACATCGTGCGGGCCATCGGCCAGGCACTGGTTTTCGCGCCGCTCTCGGCGATCGCCACATCAGGCATCGAGCAGGAGAACGCCGGCTCAGCATCGGCTTTGTTCAATATGATCCGCAACCTAGGCGGCGCCGTCGGCATCGCGCTGTTGCAGACCTTCCTGACCAAGCGCGAGCAGTACCATTCGAACGTGCTCATACAGTCGGTCTCACTTTTCGAAGAGGCAACGCGTTCGCGTATCGAGAAGCTCACCGCCTACTTCCTGTCCCATGGTGTCAGCGATCACGCGCTCGCCGCACAGAAGGGAGTGATCGCGATTGCACTGAGAGTCAGGCAGCAGGCCTTCGTTATGGCTTTCAGTGACACTTTCTTCCTTCTCGGGGTTGCCTTGGTGATCGCGCTCGCTGCCAATCTGCTTCTGAAGAAGCCTGGCCATGTTGAAGCCGGCGGCGCGCACTGA
- a CDS encoding HlyD family secretion protein: protein MTKHLLDPHAIATAAASGELLSPEQAPLPLLAPVSSNELVPPTGRRNFKRAIAAIALLAGIVAGIYYGHDYWTTGQYLISTDDAYLKADSTTIAPKVSGYIAEVRVRDNQKVTTGQVLARIDDRDFRTALDQAEADMRAAQATVRNLEAQIVLQRALIEQAKAAVTATQASLRFATVDADRYTTLARSGTGTAQKAEASRAEADQLAAGLVRDQASVAAAEIKIDVLATERDKALALVDRARAAGEQARLNLSYTTITAPVEGTVGARTLRVGQYVGAGTQLMAVVPQNAVYVVANFKETQLTHVRDGQPVHVTVDGFPGVELVGHVDSLSPASGLEFALLPPDNATGNFTKIVQRIPVKIAIDDHQLGDLLRAGMSVEPTIDTRATVLAANGRSAKPETLSLDWNAGAATERAE, encoded by the coding sequence ATGACGAAGCACCTTCTCGATCCTCACGCTATTGCCACTGCTGCGGCGAGCGGCGAGCTTCTATCGCCAGAGCAAGCTCCTTTGCCGCTTCTGGCGCCGGTGTCCTCGAATGAGCTCGTACCGCCGACGGGGCGCCGGAATTTCAAGCGTGCCATTGCCGCCATTGCGCTGTTGGCGGGCATTGTTGCCGGCATCTACTACGGTCACGACTATTGGACGACGGGCCAATATCTCATATCGACCGACGACGCCTATCTGAAGGCCGATTCGACGACGATCGCACCAAAGGTTTCTGGCTATATCGCCGAAGTCCGGGTCCGCGACAACCAGAAAGTCACGACGGGGCAGGTGCTAGCCCGCATCGATGACCGGGACTTCCGCACAGCGCTTGACCAGGCAGAAGCCGACATGCGGGCCGCCCAGGCGACTGTCCGCAATCTCGAGGCACAAATCGTGCTGCAGCGGGCGTTGATCGAGCAAGCGAAGGCAGCGGTCACTGCGACCCAGGCCTCGCTGCGGTTCGCAACGGTCGACGCTGACCGTTACACCACGTTGGCTAGGAGCGGCACTGGCACAGCCCAGAAAGCCGAGGCCAGCCGCGCCGAGGCGGACCAGCTCGCCGCCGGTTTGGTACGCGATCAGGCCTCGGTCGCCGCAGCCGAGATCAAGATTGATGTACTCGCCACCGAACGTGACAAGGCGCTTGCACTGGTGGACCGTGCGCGGGCCGCAGGCGAGCAGGCGAGGCTCAATCTTTCCTATACGACAATCACTGCGCCGGTCGAAGGTACCGTTGGCGCCCGTACGCTTAGGGTTGGCCAGTATGTCGGGGCCGGCACACAGCTGATGGCGGTAGTGCCGCAGAACGCCGTTTATGTAGTCGCCAACTTTAAGGAGACGCAACTCACACACGTTCGCGACGGCCAACCGGTGCATGTTACCGTCGACGGCTTCCCTGGCGTCGAGCTTGTGGGTCACGTCGACAGCCTGTCACCGGCAAGCGGTCTCGAATTCGCGCTGCTGCCGCCAGACAACGCGACCGGCAATTTCACCAAGATCGTACAGCGCATTCCAGTAAAGATAGCGATCGACGACCATCAACTCGGCGACCTGCTGAGAGCCGGCATGTCCGTCGAGCCGACCATCGACACCAGGGCAACGGTGCTTGCCGCAAACGGCAGGTCCGCCAAGCCTGAAACACTATCCCTCGATTGGAACGCCGGCGCCGCGACTGAGCGCGCCGAGTAG